The Triticum aestivum cultivar Chinese Spring chromosome 3A, IWGSC CS RefSeq v2.1, whole genome shotgun sequence genome includes a region encoding these proteins:
- the LOC123062097 gene encoding katanin p60 ATPase-containing subunit A-like 2, with translation MDLRAFFGGKKQEPEQNGHANGAAPNGGVKKRTADLAIYEQYEQQARQPEMRAAAIRDGNADVIQKPLLPQFESAEMRNLAETLLRDIIRGSPDVQWESIKGLETAKRLLKEAVVMPIKYPKYFTGLLSPWKGILLFGPPGTGKTMLAKAVATECNTTFFNISASSIVSKWRGDSEKLVKVLFELARHHAPSTIFLDEIDAIISQRGEARSEHEASRRLKTELLIQMDGLTKTNDLVFVLAATNLPWELDAAMLRRLEKRILVPLPEAEARQAMFKELLPAMTSNLEVPYDILVEKTEGYSGSDIRLVCKEAAMQPLRRLMSVLEASDELVPEEELPEVGPLKPEDVELALSNTRPSAHLQAHRYEKFNQDYGSHILS, from the exons ATG GATTTGAGGGCGTTCTTCGGGGGCAAGAAGCAGGAGCCGGAGCAGAACGGGCACGCCAACGGGGCGGCGCCCAACGGGGGCGTCAAGAAGAGGACCGCCGATTTGGCCATCTACGAGCAGTACGAGCAGCAG GCCAGGCAGCCGGAGATGCGCGCCGCGGCAATTCGCGATGGGAATGCTGATGTGAT CCAGAAGCCTCTCCTACCTCAATTTGAGTCAGCTGAAATGCGTAACTTAGCAGAGACATTGTTGCG GGATATTATCCGCGGGAGCCCTGATGTGCAATGGGAAAGCATCAAGGGACTAGAGACTGCAAAACGTCTGCTAAAAGAAGCAGTCGTCATGCCCATAAAGTACCCAAA ATACTTCACTGGTCTACTATCACCGTGGAAAGGCATCTTACTTTTTGGTCCTCCTGGAACAGGGAAG ACAATGCTGGCAAAAGCAGTTGCTACTGAGTGCAATACTACATTCTTCAACATCTCGGCTTCATCAATTGTCAGCAAATGGCGTG GAGATTCTGAGAAGCTAGTCAAAGTTCTTTTTGAGCTTGCAAGACATCATGCACCATCAACAATATTTCTTGATGAGATTGATGCTATTATTAGTCAGCGTGGTGAAGCTCGTAGTGAGCATGAAGCTAGTCGACGCTTGAAGACTGAGCTACTTATTCAG ATGGATGGCTTGACAAAAACGAACGACTTAGTATTTGTGCTTGCAGCAACAAATCTACCATGGGAATTAGATGCAGCTATGCTCCGTCGGCTTGAGAAGCGG ATTCTTGTACCACTTCCTGAAGCTGAAGCAAGGCAGGCCATGTTTAAGGAACTTTTGCCAGCAATGACCTCAAATCTAGAGGTCCCATATGATATCCTGGTCGAAAAGACTGAAGGGTACTCCGGTTCAGACATCCGTCTCGTGTGCAAAGAAGCTGCCATGCAGCCACTGAGACGTCTCATGTCAGTTCTTGAGGCCAGTGATGAGCTGGTGCCAGAGGAAG AGCTGCCTGAGGTTGGCCCTCTCAAACCTGAAGACGTTGAACTTGCTTTGAGCAACACAAGGCCGTCAGCCCATCTCCAAGCACATCGTTATGAAAAATTTAACCAGGACTATGGGAGCCATATTCTTTCCTAA